One genomic region from Streptomyces sp. NBC_00582 encodes:
- a CDS encoding aldo/keto reductase: MKYRVIGSDPATRREVSVLSLGSMLFGTVTDEATSFAILDRFVEAGGTFIDTSNNYAFWVEGTQGGESEELLGRWIRSRGIGDEITIATKLGARPNAPSSGFSLDVEGLSAKTIRESAERSRERLGIERIHLLYAHIMDEKTPLEETVQGFGEVVADGVAGLLGASNHWAWRVEAARNLAKAAGLPGYEVLQHHHSYLRQRADIPSLRSPDGNQGLVSADLLSYVRAHPSLTQVAYSPLLSGAYVRDDKPLGPGFDHAGTQPRLQAVREVAEETGASVNQVVLSWLLGGDIPILPLVGASSIEQLNDSLAAVDLDLTTEQRAKLDGVN, from the coding sequence CCGACGAAGCGACGTCCTTCGCCATTCTCGACCGTTTCGTCGAGGCGGGCGGCACCTTCATCGACACCTCCAACAACTACGCGTTCTGGGTCGAGGGCACCCAGGGCGGCGAGAGCGAGGAACTGCTCGGCCGCTGGATCCGCAGCCGCGGAATCGGCGACGAGATCACCATCGCCACCAAACTCGGCGCCCGCCCGAACGCCCCGTCGAGCGGTTTCAGCCTCGATGTCGAGGGACTTTCGGCCAAAACCATCCGGGAATCCGCCGAGCGCAGCAGGGAGCGCCTCGGGATCGAGCGCATCCACCTGCTGTACGCGCACATCATGGACGAGAAGACGCCCCTGGAGGAGACCGTCCAGGGCTTCGGCGAGGTCGTCGCCGACGGCGTCGCCGGCCTGCTCGGCGCGAGCAACCACTGGGCCTGGCGCGTCGAGGCCGCCCGCAACCTCGCCAAGGCGGCCGGTCTGCCCGGTTACGAGGTGCTCCAGCACCACCACAGCTACCTCCGCCAGCGCGCCGACATCCCGAGCCTGCGCTCGCCCGACGGCAACCAGGGCCTGGTCAGCGCGGACCTGCTCAGCTACGTGCGCGCCCACCCCTCCCTCACCCAGGTCGCCTACTCCCCGCTGCTGTCCGGGGCCTACGTCCGCGACGACAAGCCGCTCGGCCCGGGCTTCGACCACGCCGGCACCCAGCCCCGCCTCCAGGCGGTGCGGGAGGTGGCCGAGGAGACCGGCGCGAGCGTCAACCAGGTCGTCCTGTCCTGGCTGCTCGGCGGCGACATCCCGATCCTGCCCCTGGTCGGCGCCTCCTCGATCGAACAGCTGAACGACAGCCTGGCGGCGGTCGACCTGGACCTGACGACGGAGCAGCGGGCGAAGCTGGACGGCGTGAACTGA